The Candidatus Poribacteria bacterium genome contains a region encoding:
- a CDS encoding lactate racemase domain-containing protein, whose amino-acid sequence MKYFTYFGNHLINAKLPDNSEVYYAKPPLPGIKRAALSEHTQRAFENPLEMPPLSELVNGNSKVLILFDDNCQPFPATKKPDMRQIMIETLLKMLYGYGVEKKNIQLMCAVALHRKMKAHELAYMLGKDIMDEFYPHQLRNFDAEDADQIVEVGRTEHDEIVETDKAALEADLVIYVDMIQIPLNGGHKSVAVGLGTYNSIAPHHSPHMTAESPHVMQPEGSHMHACIERMSRLIQKETPILVLEAAMNGAIYPFHLRYVGKPNRDCNIAEKVIKTFTPATLSLLPESLRYAILKSVRTDYEPIQINAGDIDAVHARTLASMKDQLAIDIPRQFSTLVFGLPDMSPYAVDARINPVLVVSDILGYVFNWFYNKPIIKKDGVVIIMNPTYEIFHEEYHVAYKMFYDEVLADTTEPFEMQQKFQEKYAKDEYLIDCYRNKFAHHGFHPFTVWYWATYPLKYLSKVILVGPQEPRVAQRLGVDWAKNLDDALAMAREISGDDDVVALTMPPFFYANVGS is encoded by the coding sequence ATGAAATACTTTACTTACTTCGGAAACCATCTTATCAACGCGAAACTGCCGGATAATTCGGAGGTCTACTACGCCAAGCCGCCGCTACCCGGAATTAAGCGCGCAGCACTTAGTGAACACACGCAGCGTGCCTTTGAAAACCCACTTGAGATGCCACCACTTAGCGAACTCGTCAACGGCAACTCAAAAGTGCTTATCCTGTTCGACGATAACTGCCAACCGTTTCCGGCTACCAAAAAACCGGATATGCGGCAGATTATGATTGAGACGCTCCTGAAGATGCTCTACGGGTACGGTGTGGAGAAAAAGAATATCCAATTGATGTGTGCTGTCGCGCTGCACCGTAAGATGAAAGCACATGAACTCGCTTATATGCTCGGCAAAGACATCATGGACGAGTTCTATCCGCATCAACTCCGAAACTTTGATGCGGAAGATGCCGACCAGATTGTTGAGGTAGGCCGCACGGAACACGACGAAATCGTTGAGACAGATAAAGCGGCACTCGAAGCCGATCTGGTCATTTATGTCGATATGATACAAATTCCGCTCAACGGTGGACATAAGTCCGTAGCGGTAGGTCTCGGCACGTATAACTCCATTGCACCGCACCATTCGCCGCACATGACAGCGGAGAGTCCACACGTGATGCAACCCGAAGGCTCGCACATGCACGCCTGTATTGAACGGATGAGTCGTCTCATTCAGAAAGAGACCCCCATTTTAGTCCTTGAAGCAGCGATGAACGGTGCGATCTATCCGTTTCATCTCCGCTACGTCGGGAAACCGAACCGTGACTGCAACATCGCAGAGAAGGTTATTAAAACCTTCACACCGGCAACCTTATCGCTTCTACCCGAATCACTCCGTTACGCAATTCTCAAGAGCGTCCGCACGGACTACGAACCGATACAGATCAACGCAGGCGATATCGATGCTGTTCATGCAAGAACGTTAGCATCAATGAAGGATCAGCTGGCAATAGACATCCCGCGTCAGTTCAGCACACTGGTGTTCGGACTCCCCGATATGAGTCCCTACGCCGTGGATGCGCGTATCAACCCCGTTTTGGTAGTGAGCGACATTTTGGGCTATGTCTTCAACTGGTTCTACAACAAACCCATCATCAAAAAGGATGGCGTTGTAATCATCATGAACCCGACGTATGAAATCTTTCACGAAGAGTATCACGTCGCCTATAAAATGTTTTACGATGAAGTGCTTGCTGATACCACAGAACCCTTTGAGATGCAGCAGAAGTTTCAGGAGAAATACGCGAAGGATGAATACCTCATCGACTGCTATCGGAACAAATTCGCACATCACGGCTTCCATCCGTTCACGGTTTGGTATTGGGCAACGTATCCGTTGAAATACCTATCTAAGGTCATCCTTGTGGGTCCGCAGGAACCGAGAGTCGCACAGCGATTGGGTGTTGATTGGGCAAAGAACTTAGATGATGCACTCGCGATGGCACGCGAAATCTCCGGTGATGATGATGTCGTTGCTTTGACAATGCCGCCGTTTTTCTACGCAAATGTTGGGAGTTAG
- a CDS encoding type II toxin-antitoxin system VapC family toxin, whose protein sequence is MPPKVYVETSVIGAYFEERTDVVSASQRHWSRLWWDEIRSEYDVVISEGVIDELANPNYPYSQDTVALVEDIQRVEPVDEVYDIINIYVTRKLMPQDILGDALHLALASYHKCDYLLTWNCRHLANPNKFHHIRIVNTALGLYVPVITTPNQLIGDPND, encoded by the coding sequence ATGCCTCCAAAAGTTTACGTTGAGACCTCAGTGATTGGTGCATACTTTGAGGAGAGAACAGATGTTGTCTCGGCTTCACAACGTCATTGGTCCCGTCTTTGGTGGGATGAAATCAGAAGTGAATATGATGTGGTAATTAGTGAAGGAGTTATTGACGAATTAGCTAATCCGAACTACCCTTACTCACAAGATACCGTTGCCTTAGTAGAAGATATACAACGCGTTGAACCTGTTGATGAGGTCTATGACATTATTAACATTTACGTTACGCGAAAGTTGATGCCACAAGATATTTTGGGAGATGCCCTGCATTTGGCTCTTGCTTCATACCACAAATGCGATTACTTATTGACCTGGAATTGTAGACATTTAGCAAATCCAAACAAATTCCACCATATCAGGATTGTGAATACAGCATTAGGGTTGTATGTTCCGGTGATTACGACACCAAATCAGTTAATAGGAGATCCCAATGATTAA
- a CDS encoding AAA family ATPase: protein MSTNKKIPTPEEIEKEFQEFWQKKYGGTVRLINATANEPTPEGEAEAPEPKKTFDLKFDLKPKEIKQYLDRYVIKQDEAKKALAIAVCDHYNHVRECHENPDAADTDYSKQNIVMLGPTGVGKTYLIRHIAKLIGVPFVKADATRFSETGYVGANVDDLIRELVTQADDNLELAQYGIIYLDEADKISTPPNIIGRDVSGRGVQIGLLKLMEETEVDLRAGNDVASQMRAAMEFQKSGKVEKEVINTRHILFIISGAFTGMEKIIKKRMHQSRIGFNAEITSQADDASQYFEDVTPKDFIDFGFEPEFIGRLPVHVVCGELTVDDLFYILKHSEGSIIRQYENAFRAYGITVLFSDSGLHRIAEKAIEQKTGARALMTVCEKVLRDYKFNLPSTGVSEFVVTDAVVDAPNVELKRITEDADYNRNAVMQEQVRRYEAQFYAEHQLQIQFDNEATNLICERAIADETEIQLICDQLLESYQHGLNLIKQNTGQSKFAFPKEVVENPDQVLEEWIRASYSTKG, encoded by the coding sequence ATGAGCACAAACAAGAAAATACCCACACCTGAAGAAATTGAAAAGGAATTTCAAGAATTTTGGCAAAAGAAGTACGGTGGCACTGTCCGCTTGATAAACGCAACGGCTAACGAACCGACACCTGAAGGCGAAGCAGAAGCACCGGAACCGAAAAAGACTTTTGATCTGAAATTTGATCTCAAACCGAAAGAGATTAAGCAGTATCTCGACCGGTACGTGATTAAGCAGGACGAGGCGAAGAAGGCACTCGCTATCGCCGTCTGCGACCACTATAACCACGTCCGGGAATGCCACGAAAATCCCGATGCTGCCGATACCGACTACTCAAAACAGAACATCGTCATGCTCGGTCCGACGGGTGTCGGCAAGACGTATCTGATCCGACACATCGCCAAACTTATCGGTGTGCCGTTTGTGAAAGCGGATGCCACCCGATTTAGCGAAACAGGCTACGTCGGTGCCAATGTAGACGACTTAATCCGTGAATTGGTAACACAAGCCGACGACAATCTCGAATTGGCACAATACGGCATTATTTATCTCGATGAAGCGGACAAAATCTCGACACCACCGAACATCATCGGGCGCGATGTGAGCGGGCGCGGTGTGCAAATCGGGCTACTCAAATTGATGGAGGAGACCGAAGTTGATCTGCGTGCAGGAAACGATGTTGCTTCACAGATGCGCGCCGCGATGGAATTCCAAAAAAGCGGCAAAGTTGAAAAAGAGGTTATCAACACGCGGCATATCCTGTTTATCATCAGCGGTGCGTTTACTGGTATGGAGAAGATTATCAAGAAACGTATGCATCAAAGCAGGATCGGATTCAACGCTGAAATTACCAGTCAAGCCGATGACGCGTCACAGTATTTTGAGGATGTCACACCGAAGGATTTCATCGACTTCGGTTTTGAACCAGAGTTCATCGGACGACTCCCTGTGCATGTCGTTTGCGGTGAACTAACAGTAGACGACCTTTTCTATATTTTGAAGCATTCCGAAGGCTCAATTATTCGGCAATATGAAAACGCTTTCCGCGCGTATGGAATCACAGTCCTATTTTCGGACAGCGGTTTACATCGCATCGCCGAGAAAGCGATCGAGCAAAAAACAGGTGCCCGGGCGTTAATGACAGTTTGCGAAAAGGTTTTACGGGACTATAAATTTAATCTGCCTTCCACCGGTGTTAGCGAATTCGTCGTCACGGACGCGGTTGTAGATGCCCCAAATGTCGAACTAAAGCGGATAACCGAAGATGCTGATTACAACCGAAACGCCGTGATGCAGGAACAGGTCCGCCGGTACGAGGCACAATTTTACGCCGAACATCAACTACAGATTCAATTTGATAACGAAGCAACCAATCTTATCTGTGAACGTGCGATTGCTGATGAAACGGAGATACAGTTGATCTGTGACCAACTCCTTGAAAGTTATCAGCACGGTTTGAACCTCATCAAGCAGAACACCGGACAGTCCAAATTCGCCTTTCCAAAGGAAGTTGTGGAAAATCCGGATCAGGTGCTTGAAGAGTGGATTCGTGCCTCATATAGCACAAAGGGTTGA
- a CDS encoding methionine synthase, with translation MKETDILIPTSTIGSYAPPSWLCVTLEAIGRGELGETDINETFDDAVRTAIADQERAGVDIVTEGEMRRQDFVLGFYERLTGLEQLPAPRTQGPDGHDQRGKWLPSVPLAAPDGLGILPEFEFAKNETTKTLKVTCPGPFTLSGRIQTGGIYKERLEVAYACAEIINTELRQLVEAGAEFIQLDEPSYAVYPDRPQEFVKLFNHTVEGVSAKIGLHICFGNYRGRAVGKRSYRPLFPHILEAAFDQLALEFANREMAEIGLWSEFPNDKELAAGLIDVKNYYVETPEDVAALLREALKHVCPEKLGITPDCGFSQTARWAAAAKLKTMVAGTEIVRRELTGTV, from the coding sequence ATGAAAGAGACGGACATTTTGATACCTACGAGTACTATTGGAAGTTACGCACCACCGAGTTGGCTGTGCGTGACACTGGAAGCAATCGGACGCGGTGAACTCGGCGAAACGGATATTAACGAAACATTTGACGACGCAGTCCGAACCGCTATCGCTGACCAAGAGCGCGCCGGGGTTGACATTGTAACAGAAGGCGAGATGCGTCGCCAAGATTTTGTGCTCGGCTTCTATGAGCGGCTTACTGGGTTAGAACAACTCCCCGCGCCGAGGACACAAGGACCCGACGGACACGATCAGCGCGGCAAATGGCTGCCCTCCGTTCCGCTTGCAGCACCCGATGGACTCGGTATCCTCCCGGAATTTGAATTCGCGAAAAACGAAACAACGAAAACACTCAAGGTGACATGTCCGGGGCCGTTCACGCTCTCAGGACGCATCCAGACGGGTGGCATCTACAAAGAACGGCTTGAAGTCGCCTATGCGTGTGCAGAGATTATCAACACAGAACTCCGACAGCTTGTTGAAGCAGGTGCAGAATTTATTCAGTTGGATGAACCCTCTTACGCTGTCTATCCCGACCGACCGCAGGAATTCGTGAAATTGTTCAACCACACCGTTGAAGGTGTATCAGCAAAAATTGGACTGCATATCTGTTTCGGTAACTACCGCGGTAGAGCCGTCGGTAAACGTTCTTACCGTCCGCTTTTCCCACATATCCTTGAGGCAGCCTTTGACCAACTCGCACTGGAATTTGCAAACCGAGAGATGGCAGAAATCGGATTGTGGAGCGAGTTCCCAAACGACAAAGAACTTGCCGCAGGACTCATTGATGTCAAAAACTACTACGTAGAAACACCGGAAGATGTCGCGGCACTGCTCCGAGAAGCCCTCAAACATGTCTGTCCTGAAAAACTTGGGATCACACCAGACTGTGGTTTCAGTCAAACGGCGCGATGGGCAGCTGCCGCCAAACTAAAAACAATGGTAGCGGGGACCGAAATTGTCCGCCGTGAACTCACAGGAACAGTATAA
- a CDS encoding ABC transporter permease produces the protein MRNILAVCTKELYTYFVSPIAYFVCFVFTAISGFLFSILLISTSGQQAGTGTQVIGTLFGNMAIILLFFTPVLTMKLFAEERKSGTIELLLTSPITDGQVVLGKFLASWVLLLIMLALTLFFPLLTQRFGPLDGGVLLSGYFGVILIGSSFLALGLLMSSMCKNQLVAALTSFGILITLWVIGSLSSQYGAIGELLSYLSLLEHYDDFTRGVILLKDVTYHLSFTGVCLFATFKSIESSKWR, from the coding sequence ATGAGAAACATTCTCGCAGTTTGCACAAAAGAACTCTATACCTACTTTGTCTCACCCATCGCCTATTTCGTTTGCTTTGTTTTCACAGCAATTTCAGGATTTCTTTTCTCTATTCTGTTAATTTCGACAAGCGGACAGCAGGCTGGTACCGGCACACAGGTGATAGGAACGCTCTTCGGCAATATGGCAATCATCCTGCTCTTTTTTACACCCGTGTTGACGATGAAACTCTTTGCAGAAGAGCGGAAATCAGGGACAATTGAACTCTTGCTGACCTCACCCATTACAGATGGACAGGTAGTCCTCGGCAAATTTCTCGCGAGTTGGGTACTGCTACTCATAATGCTCGCCTTGACGCTCTTTTTTCCGCTCTTGACGCAACGTTTCGGTCCCTTGGATGGCGGCGTACTGTTGAGCGGTTATTTCGGTGTTATCCTTATCGGTTCCTCTTTCCTCGCTTTAGGATTGCTCATGTCGTCAATGTGTAAAAATCAACTCGTTGCAGCATTGACGAGTTTTGGTATCCTCATAACATTATGGGTCATCGGTTCGCTCTCATCTCAATACGGAGCCATCGGGGAACTTCTGAGTTATCTGTCGTTGCTTGAACACTATGACGATTTTACGCGTGGGGTCATTCTGCTTAAAGATGTTACCTACCATCTGAGTTTTACAGGGGTCTGCCTGTTTGCGACGTTCAAGTCCATTGAGTCATCAAAATGGAGATAA
- the sat gene encoding sulfate adenylyltransferase codes for MIKPHGAETLNPLYVSDDAQRAELIKAAEQLPSVLLSSGAAASAVMLASGYFTPLTGYMNIAEATSVAADMKLPNGLFWPVPVMNIVPSEQLTDAVKNADSIALRDPNVEGNPPLAIMKVSAIETLSTAQKQLLIEKTFGTTDPEHPGVPAFADVGDNVLSGPIEVLNYSYFREDFPDTFRTAVEIREDIAARGWDTVVAFQTRNPMHRAHEGLCKIAQEAVNADGILIHMLLGKLKPGDIPAAVRDACIRTMVEHYFPENTVSITGYGFDMLYAGPREALLHAVFRQNCGASHFIVGRDHAGAGDYYGAFDAQEIFDTIPEDALEIGIFRGNFTVWSKKRNAIIMMSDNPHDAGDYFSISGTQLREMLAAGEPPPPEIARPEVAEILMGYYQSEANA; via the coding sequence ATGATTAAACCACATGGCGCCGAAACCTTAAACCCACTCTACGTTTCGGATGATGCCCAGCGTGCGGAACTGATAAAAGCGGCGGAACAACTTCCGTCTGTCTTGCTCTCTTCTGGTGCAGCTGCCTCAGCCGTTATGCTCGCATCAGGTTACTTTACACCGCTCACGGGTTATATGAACATCGCTGAAGCGACAAGTGTCGCCGCGGATATGAAATTGCCGAACGGCCTCTTCTGGCCTGTCCCCGTGATGAACATTGTTCCGTCCGAACAGCTCACAGATGCAGTAAAGAACGCTGACAGCATCGCGCTCCGCGATCCGAACGTTGAAGGCAACCCGCCACTCGCGATTATGAAGGTTTCGGCGATTGAAACGCTCTCAACAGCACAGAAACAACTTCTCATTGAAAAGACCTTCGGAACCACCGACCCCGAACATCCGGGTGTCCCTGCTTTCGCCGACGTTGGAGATAACGTCCTTTCAGGTCCAATCGAAGTGTTGAACTACTCTTACTTCCGAGAAGATTTCCCGGACACCTTCCGCACAGCCGTCGAGATTCGTGAGGATATCGCTGCGCGCGGGTGGGATACAGTCGTCGCTTTCCAGACACGGAATCCGATGCACCGTGCCCATGAGGGACTCTGCAAAATCGCACAAGAGGCAGTCAATGCCGACGGTATTCTAATTCATATGCTCCTCGGTAAGCTAAAGCCTGGGGACATTCCCGCTGCTGTTCGTGATGCTTGCATCCGTACGATGGTGGAACACTATTTCCCCGAAAATACCGTCTCTATCACCGGTTACGGGTTCGATATGCTCTATGCTGGACCGAGAGAGGCACTCCTCCATGCCGTCTTCCGTCAGAATTGCGGTGCGTCGCACTTCATCGTCGGACGCGACCACGCAGGCGCAGGCGACTACTACGGCGCATTCGATGCACAGGAGATTTTCGACACAATTCCTGAAGACGCACTCGAAATCGGTATCTTCCGTGGTAATTTCACCGTATGGAGCAAAAAGCGCAATGCAATCATCATGATGAGCGACAACCCGCACGATGCAGGCGACTACTTCAGCATCTCTGGGACACAATTGCGTGAGATGCTCGCCGCTGGCGAACCACCCCCACCAGAAATCGCACGCCCCGAAGTCGCGGAAATTCTGATGGGGTACTACCAGTCCGAAGCAAACGCTTAA
- a CDS encoding endonuclease III produces MDLKQKAELISETLEDLLGVPTRDGAGDVLECLILTILSQNTTDVSRDKGYAKLKERFPTWKDVLHADVKAIEAEIKIAGLGNQKSYTIKNFLTWLKTEHGQLSLEFIHDMETEAALALLCQHKGIGIKTASVTLSFACGREVFPVDTHILRISKRLGLIPSNCSAEKAHQVLPPIIPAGKAYPFHMNLIYFGRRICDARKPLCERCPLTEHCLYFRENFQA; encoded by the coding sequence TTGGACCTTAAACAGAAAGCCGAACTCATATCAGAAACATTGGAAGATTTACTCGGCGTGCCAACCCGCGACGGCGCAGGAGATGTGCTGGAATGTCTTATTTTAACGATCTTATCGCAAAACACGACAGATGTGAGCCGCGATAAGGGGTACGCGAAGCTCAAAGAACGCTTTCCGACATGGAAAGATGTCTTGCACGCCGATGTCAAGGCGATAGAGGCGGAAATAAAAATTGCCGGATTGGGAAACCAGAAAAGTTATACCATAAAAAACTTTCTCACATGGTTAAAAACCGAACACGGACAACTCTCTTTAGAATTCATCCACGACATGGAAACGGAGGCGGCATTGGCACTTTTGTGTCAGCACAAAGGCATCGGGATCAAAACCGCTTCTGTTACACTCTCTTTCGCTTGTGGTCGGGAGGTATTTCCGGTCGATACACATATACTACGGATTTCCAAACGTCTCGGATTGATTCCGTCAAATTGTAGTGCAGAGAAAGCGCATCAGGTGTTACCACCAATCATACCAGCAGGGAAAGCGTATCCGTTCCACATGAATTTAATCTATTTCGGCAGACGCATTTGCGATGCTCGAAAACCTTTGTGTGAACGCTGCCCACTGACAGAACACTGTCTCTACTTCAGAGAGAACTTTCAGGCTTAG
- a CDS encoding chlorite dismutase family protein produces MNTEGKRPTRPEPVDLREVGAPIDGEPQVSDQRLFFQLHVFGHCLSPEVIIEHIQSSNYSLPAAVFYDDLNNPAGLGVLLFAEDPAGLMYQSRALRDMQRKFYREISYRPEMTMIGRTYSSGREPDLEEWLINKPLQNVLNPDFPWAIWYPLRRNPEFYRLEPRERGRILGEHAMLGRSYAAGGHASDIRLACFGLDTNDNEFVIGLVGPELYPLSRLIQDMRQTEQTTKYIESLGPFFVGQVRQRFVKEL; encoded by the coding sequence ATGAACACTGAAGGAAAAAGACCTACACGACCAGAACCGGTAGACCTTCGAGAAGTCGGGGCACCGATTGATGGAGAACCGCAAGTTAGCGACCAGCGACTGTTCTTTCAACTTCACGTTTTTGGGCATTGTTTATCCCCAGAGGTGATTATTGAACATATTCAATCGAGCAATTATAGTCTACCTGCTGCAGTTTTCTATGACGATTTGAATAATCCTGCAGGTCTCGGTGTACTCCTTTTCGCTGAGGATCCGGCAGGCTTGATGTACCAATCGCGTGCCCTACGAGACATGCAACGTAAATTCTATCGTGAGATCTCATATCGGCCAGAAATGACGATGATAGGTCGTACCTATTCAAGCGGCAGGGAGCCCGATTTGGAAGAATGGCTTATCAACAAACCGCTTCAAAACGTCCTTAACCCCGATTTCCCATGGGCAATTTGGTACCCGTTGCGCCGAAATCCCGAATTCTATCGTCTTGAACCCCGCGAACGCGGGCGGATTTTAGGTGAACATGCTATGCTCGGTCGCAGTTACGCCGCGGGTGGACACGCAAGCGACATCCGGTTGGCATGCTTCGGGTTAGATACAAATGACAACGAATTCGTTATCGGGTTAGTCGGCCCCGAATTATATCCGTTATCGCGACTGATACAGGATATGCGTCAAACGGAGCAGACGACCAAATACATTGAATCACTCGGTCCCTTCTTTGTCGGACAGGTTCGACAGCGATTTGTTAAGGAGTTGTAG
- a CDS encoding alcohol dehydrogenase catalytic domain-containing protein, whose protein sequence is MEAVQYNKSIPRYLAMRYLGKRWRGLYTSPFSCVHLVDIPEPELPTPEWVKVKTRLSGICGSDLATITSKGSPYFSPFTSTPFVLGHEIVGEIAEIGDAVEGFPIGARVVIEPALSCKVRGISPPCYQCQNLHFTNCENITEGDISEGVQTGYCRDTGGGWSRYVLAHQAQLHLVPDEVLDEVAVLLEPFACAIHGVLKSEYATAANICIIGGGTIGLLTVAALRMLGYQNRILIFAKYPHQQQLALDLGANEVISPNSGRYTAFCELTGSESYQPELGQQVLIGGVDVTLDCIGSSVTIDDALRFTHANGEVILLGMPGIPKNIDWMSVWYKQLKVEGAYTYGIETHNGEQIHTFALGMQLLEKMGAQLRPLVVRRFPLRDYKRAIQTALNTGKTTTVKTVFDLRTDSVGYTIT, encoded by the coding sequence GTGGAAGCCGTTCAATATAACAAAAGCATCCCTCGTTATCTCGCGATGCGCTACCTTGGGAAACGGTGGCGGGGTCTCTACACGTCGCCGTTCTCCTGTGTACATCTCGTTGACATCCCGGAGCCAGAACTGCCAACCCCTGAATGGGTCAAAGTCAAGACCCGACTCAGCGGTATTTGTGGCTCCGATTTGGCTACGATCACTTCAAAAGGAAGTCCGTATTTCTCGCCGTTCACATCAACACCTTTTGTGTTAGGACATGAGATTGTCGGGGAAATTGCGGAGATCGGTGATGCAGTGGAGGGTTTCCCTATCGGGGCACGGGTGGTGATTGAACCGGCACTCTCATGTAAGGTGAGAGGGATTTCGCCACCGTGCTACCAATGCCAAAACCTCCACTTCACTAACTGCGAAAATATCACAGAAGGAGACATCTCCGAAGGCGTTCAAACGGGTTATTGTCGCGATACAGGTGGTGGCTGGAGTCGATATGTGCTTGCACATCAAGCACAACTCCATCTTGTTCCGGATGAGGTCTTAGACGAAGTTGCCGTGCTACTCGAACCCTTTGCCTGTGCGATACACGGCGTTTTGAAGTCAGAATACGCTACAGCAGCCAACATCTGTATCATAGGTGGTGGCACGATCGGGCTGCTCACTGTCGCAGCACTTCGGATGCTCGGCTATCAAAACCGGATTCTTATCTTCGCCAAGTATCCACACCAACAGCAATTGGCACTTGACCTCGGTGCAAATGAGGTAATATCGCCGAATAGCGGTCGGTATACAGCATTCTGTGAACTCACAGGTTCAGAATCGTATCAACCAGAGTTGGGACAACAGGTATTAATTGGGGGTGTAGATGTCACCTTGGACTGTATCGGTTCAAGTGTCACAATAGACGATGCGCTCCGTTTCACACACGCAAACGGTGAAGTCATCCTGCTGGGTATGCCGGGAATCCCGAAAAATATCGACTGGATGTCGGTTTGGTATAAGCAGTTGAAAGTAGAAGGTGCTTATACTTATGGAATTGAAACACACAACGGGGAACAGATTCATACCTTCGCACTCGGCATGCAGCTCCTCGAAAAAATGGGAGCACAATTGCGTCCACTGGTGGTCAGACGCTTTCCGCTGCGAGACTACAAACGCGCCATACAGACCGCCTTGAATACAGGGAAAACCACCACAGTGAAAACCGTATTTGACTTACGGACCGATTCTGTTGGTTACACAATTACCTAA